The region CTCCAGCATCGACCAACAACTGAAGACAgcgttctctgtctttcctcacAGCAAGATGGACTGGATATTGACCTGAGAAAGGGAAGAAGAGGGAAAAAAATCTCAGCATGCTATTGCCTCCATGTAAAATTCTACATGCAATGTTGTAAAATTTTCACTCCAAAACTATTTCTTACTCagtatttttgccttgttttctagtaaaaatatcaagaCATCCTTAACAAGTTACATTTACAAGTGTTTTCAGAGAACTATAACAACATTTTGtgaagaaaaataactatttGGGGCCAGAAATATAAACTTCTTTTACCTTTATTTCCAACCCCATTGGTAAATagttatttcttgttttaagaacaAGCCTCACTACATTTTGTAAGAGCTCATACCATTTTACttctaaaataaatgtatcttgttttggtcaccatgaattcaaaattgacaattcttattttcttattggatgttgttgtttttattataaaagcaTCTGTGCACGTTTTCTTAAATAAATGGCTTGCCCTCttaatatttgataaaaaatttgttCAATCAAAAAAGCAAACCGAACAGCACTTGTGTCAAGGCACTTCGGGGTGACTTTAAAGATgtatagatatttttactgaaaaacaagacaaaaaaatttaGAGTAGGAAAATGAGTTCAGTTTTAATGATTATCTCTCACCTGAGAAGTCAGCACAGTTTACTAGATGGGCATAGCACTCTCCCAGCAGGCCTAAGACCACTTGTAGTAAGGTCTCATCTCCAGTGTAAGCGGCCAGGTGAAGTGCTGTCCGCCCGTCTAGGTCTAGCAGGCTCGGGTCTGCACCAGTTTTCATCAACATCTCAACTAACTTAGTTTGCTTTGTGATTACAGCCAGATGCAATGGAGTCTAGAGAGGGAAAGAATATTTAGTGTTTGCATATGATacctataaaataaacatttataatttgattGAGAGGATTAGATAAAATTAAAAGAGTACTTTCACAGCAAATAGATGTCGAGTTACCTGACTGAGGTTATTGATTTTGTTGATGAACTTCTGCTGAGGCGTTTTCATCATGGCTTGAATGAGCTGTTGCACCACAACAGGTTGCTGGTGGATTATAGCAAGGTGTAGAGGCCTATAGGgaaataagtaaatgtattcattaagacgctttaatccaaagcaacttacaaattgggaaaaagaaaaaaggaattcCTCATAATTGAACACTAACTACTCAGTAATAAAGGTTTAAGAGGTAGCACACATATTGCATAGAAAGTAACTGATTGGACACAGTACTTTAAGGCAGGGGTACCCACAACCTTTTTGTTAGCTGTACCCCTATGATGCAAAACATttccttgatgtgctttttgaatGCAGTAAATCTAAATTTCACAACATTTTCACATGTAATTGTGTAAATTTTATACAATCATGTAAACGTTCTATtttcatagtttttattttatacatttataattgcAAGTGgtacatttttattcaatttaaatttGCATTGCCATTTCCATCACAATCTCAACTATTACAAACACCTAGTTGGGAAACCCAGCCTAATTCATAAAGACTGTGTACATActgaaatgcagaaatgtgaaaaaaCCCTTACGTGTCTCCGTTCTCATCTTGCACTCCACATAGATGTCTCTGCAGAAACACCAGGGGCCGTACATCCCCCGTGCTGCAGTATTCTAACAAAGCACGAGCAGTGCACTTTGCAGTCAAAGTGGCGTGATTCTGCAGAGCTGTGGCTGGAAACATTATTGAGTGCATAAGCATCTAAAATCTGAATGACTTGTACATTATGTGTCAGTTTCAAGGCAGCTGAGAACTGggttaacttaaagggatagttcaaccaaaaatcattatcattaactcaccctaatGCTATCGAAGAGGTGTAtgattgactttcttctgcagaacacaatcaaagaattttagaggaatatctcagctctgtaggtccatacaatgtaagtgaatggtggccagacctttgaagcaccaaaaagcacataaaggtagctttaaagtaatccataagactccaatggatttatcaatgtcttctgaagcgatccaatcggttttgggtgagaacagaccaaaatgcaacAGATTTTTCACTATACTGTAGACCTTgattgcagtctccttggcgatcatgatttcaagctcgattacacttcctatagcaccatctagcttGAAATCAAGATTGTGCATACTGTAGATTGTaatagcaagatgtacagtgaaaaataagttacattttggcctgttctcacccaaaattgtcTGGATCACTTCAAAACACTTTGATTAATCCATTGGAGTCAAAAGGTCTGGctaatattcacttgcattgtatggatatacagagatgaaatattctcctaaaaataagAATTTGTGTTCTCAGgcttcccactcttttcaaggtaCAATTTTCAAAGACATTTTAACAACATTTCAACAGGACATTTACacccaacaagtgtaatattttaGCAGAAACACgtgtccatttaaatcaagcattttggcatttctgtttgtttttgatgttagtttctcacctccagacaGTTTGCTCCATGCCCAGTGTGATTATCAATCCCcttaaagctgtgatttaattaaacaactacatagtctgtatgtgctgtgcacttcagagTGCTCTCTGTCTCTGATTAGGATGAGGTGTTTTCAATGTATGAATGAGCAGCCATctctacacattcattttgaaacgcgcatcacttgcagattatttatttattcaattaaattcaattttttttttgtttaattatcacACAAGGAcatattcaaattttaatttgattaactgtACATACATTTTCACCCAAATACAtcatattccatgacattctACGTTTTATTGCTAATGCCATTCTTATGACTAGATTCTTTGTTTTACGCGAACTACGTGTGGTAACTGCGGTATAAGCTGACTTCaatagttaaattttttttttattaatttacatcCCAAAGTATTAAGGCCATATCACCATGCTACCAACACagtgtaaattaatttaaaaatatctgTGGTCCAACTGTCATTGTTGTCTAAAATGGATAACTCACAGGGATGGTGAGACAATCACTGGTTCACAAACATGTTTTCCGGGGAATAAATTAAAAGCACCAATTTAAGCCATTTTAATGTTTCAAGTATAGCAAATAATCTGCataattgtgcagaattagctgcacaAATAAAGGGTAATTTGTTGTGCCTTGCTTCGatttcacaaatgtgttcagtTTAATTAATTGATTAGTTTAGTGGCCACATCTGGAGATGCCACTAtgtggtgacaaatgagcatcttatgtgcaaTTTAAAagtcattgaatcattttgaGATGTTCAAGACTGAAATCTGCCAAGAGACTTTaaacattataagaacaaagcagatctataaatTCCACTCAGTTTGTGAACTGCCAAGCATGACTTTTCattcaaaaagacaacaataatagtctaacaATATTAATGAGTATTAATTACGTCTTTACCGTCTCtattaaaatttgcatgtcaaatctactgacttcagtagaatgtttaagcattataagaacaaagcacaTGTACCGGAAATCTACAGCATTTAAaatgctgagcatgacttttgtCCGAAAAGACAACagtaatagcctaataataatcattttgagtttcaataatgttctttcgtcacTGTAAAggacatttcacatgagttgagtcgaggcatcAACGTcaattttggaaaatgtaattactgtagttcaataactggggtctctggatATTTGGAAACAATAaggtaataatttaaataaattcaatatctcttcataaatttggaccgataaaaaatatttcttgtaGCTTTGTACTTTCAAAGACATCATTTGTGAGGCAAAAACATGTGTGAAAAACACATTGGTGTGAAGTTTGAGCCAAGGTTGCACTGacacgtcacttcatagacttcaatgtattcatgTGATTGCCCCTCAAAGTATATAAAAATCAGATACTTTATTGCATTAATAGCTCTTCCGCCCTATTCTCTCAGAGAAAAACAAGGTAGACTCACATGCTGATGCTGaagtaaacaaacaacatgcccctctcattcaGTCGGCCGGTACATAAACTAGGttattcagtttgtttatgaatgagaaTGTATATTGTATATGGAATATGAATGAGAGTGCTGCTTCTCACTGTGAATGCGCTGCTGTAACCAATCAAGCCATCTGACTCGGTTGGACCGCAATTGCCAAGCACACGATTGGCCTCTGCTATAATCAATCACAagggtgtaagcacccttaaccTTTGACGTTGTTTTACAATGCACAGCAGCCGGTAGTGACAATGATGACTCCTATTCAGAGTCCCGGactttaccatgtttttgtacatgtaacaatATCCTTGCTAGCGACACAGTCAAACcgttttattatactaaaatattttccagggcatttatgtatttttctaattttgcaTGACATTTCCATGACTGTaaaaaatgcattacaaaatTTCTGGTTTTCCAGGACACATTGGATCCCTGGTTCTGcagaatctgggatggcataagggtgagtaaatgatgagagaatttttattttaggtgAAGTAACACTTTAAAGATTGTGTAGTTTAAAAATCAGACAAGACTTTAGATTTAGGTACCAATTTGTGTTTCCTGATACTTACCAATCTGAATGAGCTGCTGTTGCATTGGAGAACCAGGCtgggtttgtgtgtttgttggcTGATTGGGAGATCTATCCGTCTGTGGAGTGGAGCCTGACATCTGTGCCCCTCCCCCAAATCCACCACATCCACCAGCATAAAACCCTGAACCATCCATTGTATGGTTATATTGAAAACCTATAtgcataattaataattttaatgtttgaaCAACAGAATAAATTTAGACTGATTTAATTAGTACAATCCACATGTAGAGTCTCTCACTTCCTCCCATtccacctccacctcctcctgTTCCAGCTCCAGGACCGCCAAAGCCCCCTGCTCCTCCTTGAGGTCCTCCCCGCCAATGATCATATGGCTGAGGAAGGGCCTTCAACCTCTTCCTCTGAACTTCTTCTTTGTctagggaaaaaaaaataaaagcgcTCTCACATGTTAATAACATGAAGCCATCATGGCTAACACTTttctactgttgaagaataaaacaTTCAATGCAATATGAAATGTagcaacatgtactgtatattaggcTTGCATTTCATTCTGTTGTTTCAGAATCGTATATAAAGTCATAAGGACTGATGTTTTGGTCACCACTACTAACCTTGATTGTGTGGAATATATGTGAACTGCTTGGGTTCACTGCAGTCACCACCCTTCTTCCTCTTGAGTTGCAGGAACACCGTGACAGGGCGTGTGATATCTGTGCAGCGGTACGGTGGTGTCTTAAACACGATTGCATACTAAGCGATGAAAAAGAATATTAGGGTTGATGTTTTTAAAAGACTTAATTGCATCCAATGGCCAGTGACTGACCTAATAAGGGCAATCAATCATACAAGGATTGAGAATCATATAGCTTGTAACTCACCTGTTTGTGAACATCAGTGGGGGAGAAGTCTCCAAATGCCTCCCATCCTccatcctcttcctcctcataAAAACGAATGTCAATATCATCTGGAAATGAACAAGTATAAATGTAATTTGATGTAAATAAAAGTTTGTGAAGTTCTGCAAATCTTTTTGGAGGTTGAAAAATGAGAATAACCTTTTTGAACTTTATCACAGAGAAGAAAGACCTCTTCTCCTCCCAGCACTGATCCAGAGGTTTTATCCATGCGGGAAATCTTCAGATTGGAAGCATTTGGTGATTCTAGATAAAAAGAGTTTTCACATTAGTTATAATAAGAACACTGCATTTGCCATTCTTTTCTTCATTCCAATTTTAATAATCAGCACATGTAAATTGACAGCATGTTACTGACATTCCTTTAAGgcttttaattaatttacaatCTCTTTAATTTACCAACGCTGCCTAAATTAGCAAGttaaaattaattttttcaatacatagaaaaattgctcttttacttacaGTATggaaaaagtatttaattttgtttttcttttaaatcacAGTGCCTAATGAAATTGGTTTCTTTTGGTAACCAGATTTGACTGTTTCTTCCCCTCCAAACTTCAAGACTGACCTCAGTTTGTGGTAGATgtgcaagtcttttttttttttttaccaacattattttttttttttcatgaattccATTCATTCTTATGATATATGGGACTTACTACTATCATAGATGGGGTTGGAGACAACATGCTTCAGGGCTCTGGTGAAACCCCCATTGCTGTCCTGAAGATAAGCTGTAAATTTTAATCTTACGATGTTTAGATCCATGGCTTTGCCCAGTTCCTTGGCCTCTTGAAAAATAGCCTGTTCCTCTGCATCTGTATGATTTCACAGGGCAGTGAAAAAGAGCAAAACAACATAAGAAGTGGAAAATGGTTGATTCAATAATTCAGTTTGATAATTAAATCACTGTCTTACCAGTAAACTTATATCCAGGCGTTTTCATTCTTCGCTTCTCTTCTCTTAACCTTTTTGTTAATATTTCAACCACACCTCTCTTAGTGACATGGAGAATGCCTAAATTGCTGAATCTAGTCAAAGAGGATGCCAGAATTAGCGACAGACCATGTTATGTCTAAGCTGGTCCTTGGACATTCAAAGATTATCGTCATTGGCTGATTACCAGTGGGCcaaatcagccaattaacaaaagTGGTTATTCTGCCAATTGTCAGTTCAAAGTCAACCGATAGCCTtgtcaattaaattaatttatttaattgctgAATTCAAACTCTTTAAGTGAATTTGGAGTAAATATGTTGTAAAACAAGAGTTTGTTTCATTTAAGAAATGTACTTACATTTCATTTGATAACATTAAAGTgtggtgtgtatactgtatatcggTATTATGTCAGCTATCGGCCACTGAATAACCCATATTGGTCGGGATGAATAAAGATTTCACTGATTTACAGTAAGCATTGTATTGTCACATACAATCATATGACTCAAATCAAAAACATCACATGATGATAAACTTAATATGCCTTACGCAATTCACTTCAATCATAATAACAAGGAAAGAGAACATATGAGAATGATCATTAGTAGTTGTGTAAAGGGTATTTCACTCACTGTGCTGTGAGATCGTTGGGCCCCACATCAATGGTGCATATACCGCTGTCGTTACACTGGCGTCCCACAAGGCTGTGTGCATGGACACGAGGGGGGTCTGTGTGCGTCACTAACTGTACTTCTACACGAGCATGGCCCGCATAGTTTGACACCTTTAGATGTAGAAAAGCATCTGAGTGTGCTGGGCtgtttatcatatatatatatatattatcatttcATATTCATTGAATGGCAATGACCATGTAACATAACCAACCTTGACTGTGGGATATGTCCTTCGGTTTCTCTCGCTGGAGGCACCAGGCAAGCCTCCGTGGGATGGGCCCTCACATTCATAACGAAATCTGAATCCCCTCTGCAACACACATTATCATTACCATAATATCTTACAGATAAAACATGACTTTGGGGGAATTCCAGTGCATACTTTCTGGAATTATCCCAAGTCATCTGCAAAGTAAATACAGCATGGCTCATTACAATGACATTTGTGATGAGTTTTTACATTCAAAATGACGAtgaaatacacacattttagattttaacattaactctttccccgccaaacacggaataaacgcttccccgccaaacacggaattttccgggtttccgtgttttaggtgttatacggtaaggaagacccctgcgcatgttttgaaagagtacgcaactctttgatcaaagaaacagactgcgatcgtctcaaacatgaagaagtggagtatgagaagctcaaaatatcagacataaacatgcctttttctcagctttttgtctgaaatgttgttttttgacaaaacctacctctgttcaagtcgcaataaaaaaagaactttttgcctaaaagcagaggctcagatctttattgtgatatatagcatcttcatatattcatggaagaaaatattctgcgggccattaaagtttagcgaaaatcgtcaaaaaccctggcggtggctggcaactttttttaaaaaacgctggcggggaaagagttaatatttaaaataaaaaaattcataaaaaacaaaatacccATGGCACTCTTATTATATTAAAAAGCTTATATTATCTAATTAAACATGAGTGATATGGGTGTTTTGCGTTTCGGGGCTATTTTGAACCCTTGACCATATAATCTAACCGCCTAAAATCTACAACCCAATTTTGTAGCACACTTTACTTTTGTAAAGtaagtattaatatattaatgttgACAGTTATGTCAAAAACAGTGTGAAGACTTATGTGAACACACCTGCTTTGGTTCCTCAATTATCTGCAGATAAGGTCCATGAACTGAAATATAGAAAACCCACATAGCAAactaaataaacaacaaaagCAAACCATCAATAAAATAATCAATACGGCAAGACATATAGGCACATTGTTAACTTACCTGTCTCTGGCACATAGGGTTCAGTTTTGACCTCAAACGGTGATTGTATATATGGGAGGCCCACCATAAACTGTAAAGACTGAAGATGCCATATGCAAACAGTTGGTAGTGTTATATTAAATAggttatatatttgtgtgtgtaaagGCAACTTAACAAGTCAAATCTTTAGCATACTGTACAGTGCAATGTGATTGACAAAAAAGCTAAAGATATAAAAAATGATTAAAGATAAAGATTCAATGTAACAGAAATCTGAATATCATAATCATTATAATGTGGCTCACCTCACTGTCAAACTTCATTGCATACTGTGTATCATCCATCCTGTAATGTTGAAGCAGAGAAAACGTATTAAGACCGTCTCATTCAGAAGAAAGCTTTCAACTCTAAAAAGCTTAAGTAACAAGCAAGCTGTTGTCATACAGTCGCCATGCTGAATCAAAACACACTGTTAGATTCAACTAAGCTGCAAACCCCCTCAGATACAATTAATTTCCCCAGTTTTTCCCCCACAGCAGTATTCTGACAGGAAGGTGTAGACGTAGCCTACCAGACAAACAAAATGCAGAGGAAGAAATGCTCTCAGTTTTACACAAACGACCTGCGCAGTATGTTTCACTTTCAGCGTCAGAACAAGgatgtatgcatttatttttttgtctctctccccctccctccTTTATTGCTCACTTGCTCGCGCTACTTCCAGGAAGTACGGCACTGAAAAAACAGAGGAAAGCCCCCAGAATACCAGCTCTCTGCTGCCATAGATGTCAAATCCTGAGAAATGCAGGTACATGCATATTCTCACCCTGACATCAAGACTTCCCATTTCTGAATTTCCTCAACTTTCCACAGGCTTTTTTTTGTTGAATCCCCTAATCTTCCTTTTAAGGtacttttaaacaaaattcatattatgattcccattcatttttttccttCAAGATTTAATCGCAAAATCTGTGACTTGTGATTCAAAGAATGACATGCAGAAAGAAATCCACCTGTGAGTGATTTACTATAATGAATGCATTTCTTGTTGAAAGAGCAACCGAATTAGTCAGATATCTAGATAGTGCCATCAATACACATGCCGTGTGAACGGCCCAAAAATATGGGGAATTCCCCTATCCGTTGGCCCACAGATACTTCCACTCTATCTctgaataatataattaattatatttacttgTTCACTAGGATAAAATATGAAATAGGCATTAGAAGTAACTATGTTTTATTTGAGTATTTTTCAGTGTTGATAATATTGGTTATCCATGGCTTTCCAAGATGACAGGATTGCACAAAATGTTCTCTTCAACTTTTACTGACAAGAAAGAGGAAGTTTCTTACTGAGTTTACTTAGATTGCTCTAAAGTGCCAAATGCCCCAagcccccaccccaccccacccatgGGACAAGTGGAAGACTAAACTATGTATTTACTTCTGAGGTGTCAGAGCTCATATTGTGGCACTATGATGAGTGAAACTGCAAATCCTGACGTCACTTAAAAGAGAGTAAATCTCCTCTGGATCACAACCACATCCTGTCCTTCTTCTGTGAAATGATAGCATCTTAACTTCTGGCAAGCAACCCCAAAatccccaaaattaaaaaaagaagaaaaaaaaaacaacagcttcaTCAGGCTAAAGGAGTTTCATAAACAGAAACAATCTCAGGCAAACAAGTTTGCACTGCTTGAAGACCAACCACAAATAAACCTCACACCTCCATtgataaaaatgcacaaaatctGACTTTGTCTGTAAATTCTTTGTATGCATGTAGAAATGTGAAAGAACTATGTAATTATTCACTGACCACTGCAATGACTCTACCATGGACAAATGGTACCTGTAATATAATCTTACtggaaacattttgaatctagtAATGCAACTGCAATTTAATGTTTTCAAGAGACCAATGCAAGCTTCAgcaaaatgcacaaaacaaaatCCTCCAGTTAGTGGCATACTGCATGCTGAAACCAGCTAAAATTCCATAAGTAACACGTAATCATGT is a window of Xyrauchen texanus isolate HMW12.3.18 chromosome 24, RBS_HiC_50CHRs, whole genome shotgun sequence DNA encoding:
- the LOC127617699 gene encoding nuclear factor NF-kappa-B p100 subunit-like; its protein translation is MAGALRMDDTQYAMKFDSESLQFMVGLPYIQSPFEVKTEPYVPETVHGPYLQIIEEPKQRGFRFRYECEGPSHGGLPGASSERNRRTYPTVKVSNYAGHARVEVQLVTHTDPPRVHAHSLVGRQCNDSGICTIDVGPNDLTAQFSNLGILHVTKRGVVEILTKRLREEKRRMKTPGYKFTDAEEQAIFQEAKELGKAMDLNIVRLKFTAYLQDSNGGFTRALKHVVSNPIYDSKSPNASNLKISRMDKTSGSVLGGEEVFLLCDKVQKDDIDIRFYEEEEDGGWEAFGDFSPTDVHKQYAIVFKTPPYRCTDITRPVTVFLQLKRKKGGDCSEPKQFTYIPHNQDKEEVQRKRLKALPQPYDHWRGGPQGGAGGFGGPGAGTGGGGGGMGGSFQYNHTMDGSGFYAGGCGGFGGGAQMSGSTPQTDRSPNQPTNTQTQPGSPMQQQLIQIATALQNHATLTAKCTARALLEYCSTGDVRPLVFLQRHLCGVQDENGDTPLHLAIIHQQPVVVQQLIQAMMKTPQQKFINKINNLSQTPLHLAVITKQTKLVEMLMKTGADPSLLDLDGRTALHLAAYTGDETLLQVVLGLLGECYAHLVNCADFSGQYPVHLAVRKDRERCLQLLVDAGAKINMPEQKSGCTALHLAVRDNLLKVACSLITELKADVNACTYGGNSPLHFAVSQGSPPLCSMLIAAGADKRLENDEPLFFSSSSSDEDEEYEMNNVSDRQPQDDVVQQVQCMSISSERGAFNLRKRPAAGHTPFDLAKCQKVRDLLDGRKGPKSSSHSPKRTKICTDEVSHGLDSEVLTKLCSILIQDHVPWKELAEKLGMLTLTHLYQESPSPCQKLLENYQLSGGPVDGLVEALQSLGVSEGVRLLRDSQPKEDKQSTDSTEDSGFGSQSIGEDIANPAVANH